A single genomic interval of Streptomyces graminofaciens harbors:
- a CDS encoding purple acid phosphatase family protein — protein MGVPERLADRMSMAEQHEYLRARFSRRTMIRGGAVTLGAVAGGVFVPGAGTAEAATPTRTVGRAEAVDGSYVAPFGRHLAYGNDPRTEISVSWQVPVAVRKPFIRIGAHPQDLSRRIAAEVRTLFTPAGVGASGNHTQYYLHAELTHLKPGRTYYYGVGHEGFDPAAPHLLGTLGTFTTAPAHKAPFTFTAFGDEGVSYHGLANNSLLLGQDPAFHLHAGDIAYADPAGQGKTADTGFDSRIWDQFLAQTESVAKSVPWMPAYGNHDMEAWYSPGGYGGEEARWNLPDNGPDKKNLPGVYSFVYGNTAVISLDANDISFEIPANLGISGGTQTKWLERQLKKYRASADVDFIVVFFHHCAYCTSTAHASEGGVRQEWVPLFEKYTVDLVINGHNHQYERTDVIKAGAVAKKLPIGGTAYPEKDGVVYVTAGAAGRSLYAFTAPLSYEGHENEVESVASFINTKDGKVDETVAWSRVRYLDYSFLRVDVKPAPKGRYATLTVRGIAESGERVDHFTVARRAK, from the coding sequence ATGGGCGTACCCGAGCGGCTCGCCGACCGCATGAGCATGGCCGAGCAGCACGAGTACCTGCGCGCCCGCTTCTCCCGGCGCACGATGATCAGAGGCGGTGCCGTCACCCTCGGGGCCGTCGCGGGTGGCGTGTTCGTGCCGGGCGCCGGCACGGCCGAGGCCGCCACGCCCACACGGACCGTCGGCCGGGCCGAGGCCGTCGACGGCTCCTACGTCGCCCCCTTCGGCCGCCACCTCGCCTACGGCAACGACCCGCGCACCGAGATCAGCGTCTCCTGGCAGGTCCCGGTCGCCGTCCGGAAGCCCTTCATCCGGATAGGCGCCCACCCCCAGGACCTCTCCCGCAGGATCGCCGCCGAGGTGCGCACGCTGTTCACCCCGGCGGGCGTCGGCGCGAGCGGCAACCACACGCAGTACTACCTGCACGCCGAGCTCACCCACCTCAAGCCCGGCCGGACGTACTACTACGGCGTCGGCCACGAGGGCTTCGACCCGGCCGCCCCGCATCTGCTGGGCACCCTCGGCACCTTCACCACCGCCCCGGCGCACAAGGCGCCCTTCACCTTCACGGCCTTCGGCGACGAGGGCGTCAGCTACCACGGGCTCGCCAACAACAGCCTCCTCCTCGGCCAGGACCCGGCCTTCCATCTGCACGCCGGCGACATCGCGTACGCCGACCCGGCGGGCCAGGGGAAGACGGCGGACACCGGCTTCGACTCGCGGATCTGGGACCAGTTCCTCGCCCAGACCGAGTCCGTCGCCAAATCCGTCCCGTGGATGCCGGCGTACGGCAACCACGACATGGAGGCCTGGTACTCACCGGGCGGCTACGGAGGCGAGGAGGCCCGCTGGAACCTCCCCGACAACGGCCCCGACAAGAAGAACCTGCCAGGCGTCTACTCCTTCGTCTACGGCAACACGGCCGTCATCTCGCTCGACGCCAACGACATCTCCTTCGAGATCCCGGCGAACCTCGGCATCTCGGGCGGCACACAGACGAAGTGGCTGGAGCGGCAGCTCAAGAAGTACCGGGCCTCGGCGGACGTCGACTTCATCGTCGTCTTCTTCCACCACTGCGCGTACTGCACCTCCACCGCGCACGCCTCGGAGGGCGGCGTACGGCAGGAATGGGTGCCGCTGTTCGAGAAGTACACCGTCGACCTGGTGATCAACGGCCACAACCACCAGTACGAGCGCACCGACGTCATCAAGGCGGGCGCGGTCGCCAAGAAGCTGCCGATCGGCGGGACGGCGTACCCCGAGAAGGACGGCGTCGTGTACGTGACGGCGGGTGCGGCGGGGCGCAGCCTGTACGCGTTCACCGCGCCGCTCTCCTACGAGGGCCATGAGAACGAGGTCGAGTCGGTGGCGTCCTTCATCAACACCAAGGACGGGAAGGTCGACGAGACCGTCGCCTGGTCGCGGGTGCGGTACCTCGACTACTCCTTCCTGCGCGTGGATGTGAAGCCGGCGCCCAAGGGGCGGTACGCGACGCTGACCGTGCGCGGGATCGCCGAGTCCGGGGAGCGGGTCGATCACTTCACGGTGGCGCGCCGGGCGAAGTAG
- the glmS gene encoding glutamine--fructose-6-phosphate transaminase (isomerizing): MCGIVGYIGKRDVAPLLLEGLQRLEYRGYDSAGIVVTSPKAAGLKMVKAKGRVRDLEAKVPARFKGTTGIAHTRWATHGAPSDINAHPHMSADNKVAVVHNGIIDNASDLRKKLEADGIEFLSETDTEVLTHLIARSQAETLEEKVRQALRLIEGTYGIAVMHADFPDRIVTARNGSPVVLGIGEKEMFVASDIAALVAHTRQIVTLDDGEMATLKADDFRTYTTEGTRTTAEPTTVEWEAASYDMGGHDTYMHKEIHEQADAVDRVLRGRIDDRFSTVHLGGLNLDAREARQIRRVKILGCGTSYHAGMIGAQMIEELARIPADAEPASEFRYRNAVVDPDTLYIAVSQSGETYDVLAAVQELKRKGARVLGVVNVVGSAIAREADGGIYVHAGPEVCVVSTKCFTNTCVAFALLALHLGRTRDLSVRDGKRIIEGLRKLPGQIAEMLEQEDEIKKLAEEYAEARSMLFIGRVRGYPVAREASLKLKEVSYIHAEAYPASELKHGPLALIEPALPTVAIVPNDDLLEKNRAALEEIKARSGRILAVAHECQEKADQTIVVPKNEDELDPILMGIPLQLLAYHTALSLGRDIDKPRNLAKSVTVE; this comes from the coding sequence ATGTGCGGAATTGTCGGCTATATCGGCAAGCGTGATGTGGCTCCGCTGCTGCTGGAGGGCCTGCAGCGGCTGGAGTACCGGGGCTACGACTCGGCGGGCATCGTCGTGACGTCCCCGAAGGCCGCCGGGCTGAAGATGGTCAAGGCCAAGGGCCGCGTCCGCGACCTGGAGGCCAAGGTCCCCGCACGCTTCAAGGGCACCACCGGCATCGCCCACACCCGCTGGGCCACGCACGGCGCCCCGTCCGACATCAACGCACACCCCCACATGTCGGCCGACAACAAGGTCGCCGTCGTCCACAACGGCATCATCGACAACGCCTCCGACCTGCGGAAGAAGCTCGAGGCCGACGGCATCGAGTTCCTCTCCGAGACCGACACCGAGGTCCTCACCCACCTCATCGCCCGCTCCCAGGCGGAGACCCTGGAGGAGAAGGTCCGCCAGGCGCTGCGGCTCATCGAGGGCACGTACGGCATCGCCGTGATGCACGCCGACTTCCCCGACCGGATCGTCACGGCCCGCAACGGCTCCCCGGTCGTGCTCGGCATCGGCGAGAAGGAGATGTTCGTCGCCTCGGACATAGCGGCCCTGGTCGCCCACACCCGCCAGATCGTCACCCTCGACGACGGCGAGATGGCCACCCTCAAGGCCGACGACTTCCGTACGTACACCACCGAGGGCACCCGTACGACGGCCGAGCCGACCACCGTGGAGTGGGAGGCGGCCTCGTACGACATGGGCGGCCACGACACGTACATGCACAAGGAGATCCACGAGCAGGCCGACGCCGTGGACCGCGTGCTGCGCGGCCGTATCGACGACCGGTTCTCCACCGTGCACCTCGGCGGCCTCAACCTGGACGCCCGCGAGGCGCGCCAGATCCGCCGGGTGAAGATCCTCGGCTGCGGCACCTCGTACCACGCGGGCATGATCGGCGCCCAGATGATCGAGGAGCTGGCCCGCATCCCCGCCGACGCCGAGCCGGCGTCCGAGTTCCGCTACCGCAACGCGGTCGTCGACCCCGACACCCTGTACATCGCCGTCTCCCAGTCCGGCGAGACCTACGACGTGCTGGCGGCCGTCCAGGAGCTGAAGCGCAAGGGCGCCCGGGTCCTGGGTGTGGTGAACGTGGTCGGCTCGGCGATCGCCCGCGAGGCGGACGGCGGCATCTACGTGCACGCGGGCCCCGAGGTCTGTGTCGTCTCCACCAAGTGCTTCACCAACACCTGCGTGGCCTTCGCGCTGCTCGCCCTGCACCTCGGCCGCACCCGTGACCTGTCCGTCCGCGACGGCAAGCGGATCATCGAGGGCCTGCGCAAGCTTCCCGGCCAGATCGCCGAGATGCTGGAGCAGGAGGACGAGATCAAGAAGCTGGCCGAGGAGTACGCCGAGGCCCGCTCGATGCTCTTCATCGGCCGCGTCCGTGGCTACCCGGTGGCCCGCGAGGCCTCCCTCAAGCTCAAGGAGGTCTCGTACATCCACGCCGAGGCCTACCCCGCCTCCGAGCTGAAGCACGGCCCGCTGGCCCTCATCGAGCCGGCGCTCCCCACGGTCGCGATCGTGCCGAACGACGACCTCCTGGAGAAGAACCGCGCCGCCCTGGAGGAGATCAAGGCCCGCAGCGGCAGGATCCTCGCCGTGGCCCACGAGTGCCAGGAGAAGGCCGACCAGACGATCGTCGTCCCGAAGAACGAGGACGAGTTGGACCCGATCCTGATGGGCATCCCCCTCCAGCTCCTCGCGTACCACACGGCGTTGTCCCTGGGCCGGGACATCGACAAGCCGCGCAACCTCGCGAAGTCGGTGACGGTGGAGTAG
- a CDS encoding GPR1/FUN34/YaaH family transporter: protein MDNDVAAGSAGSTGSTTSILGQLALGLTLLAFGLGHTRVVDGLTEADAVSLATYVGGVTLFVAGLLAFRERDAFTGTAYSGLGALWFTWAAGAGDTVSDNAAGLFLLLFALVALSLALGAPASATLTRATYALLFVALLLLAVSEFGGGAALAKAAGWFAAVGGLVAWYAATAALAHWPTVLPKRAAGRGVTATG from the coding sequence GTGGACAATGACGTCGCCGCGGGAAGTGCCGGAAGCACCGGAAGCACCACCTCGATCCTCGGCCAACTCGCGCTCGGCCTCACTCTGTTGGCGTTCGGACTCGGTCACACCCGAGTCGTCGACGGCCTGACGGAAGCCGACGCCGTCTCTCTCGCCACCTACGTCGGTGGCGTCACCCTGTTCGTCGCCGGTCTCCTCGCCTTCCGTGAGCGGGACGCCTTCACGGGTACGGCGTACTCCGGGCTCGGCGCGCTCTGGTTCACCTGGGCCGCGGGCGCCGGTGACACCGTGTCGGACAACGCGGCCGGGCTCTTCCTGCTCCTCTTCGCACTTGTCGCCCTCAGCCTCGCGCTCGGGGCGCCCGCGTCCGCGACGCTGACACGTGCCACGTATGCGCTGCTGTTCGTGGCTCTTCTGCTGCTGGCCGTCTCGGAGTTCGGTGGCGGGGCGGCTCTGGCCAAGGCCGCCGGTTGGTTCGCGGCGGTCGGCGGGCTGGTGGCCTGGTACGCGGCGACCGCGGCGTTGGCCCACTGGCCGACTGTTCTGCCGAAGCGTGCTGCCGGTCGGGGTGTGACGGCCACCGGCTGA
- a CDS encoding universal stress protein — protein sequence MAGHEFFEPADRKRRPVADPTATDPLAAEEARPTCDPAFKHGVVVGFDGSTSSERALAYAIGMARRSGSGLIIVHVANRLPTTVWAGCEPPVFVDVPDHRTEVLGLELACADYLAEVPWILVERGGDICHELEEVGREYEADAIVVGSTHGIVGRIFGSVAGRLAKRAKRPVIVIP from the coding sequence ATGGCCGGTCACGAATTCTTCGAACCCGCGGACCGCAAGCGGCGGCCGGTAGCCGATCCCACGGCGACCGACCCGCTGGCGGCAGAAGAGGCACGCCCCACCTGCGACCCCGCCTTCAAACACGGCGTCGTCGTCGGTTTCGACGGCTCGACGTCCAGTGAGCGCGCCCTCGCGTACGCCATCGGCATGGCCCGCCGCTCCGGCTCGGGCCTGATCATCGTGCATGTGGCCAACCGGCTGCCCACGACCGTGTGGGCCGGCTGTGAGCCGCCCGTCTTCGTCGACGTCCCGGACCACCGCACCGAGGTCCTCGGGCTCGAACTCGCCTGCGCGGACTATCTGGCCGAGGTGCCCTGGATCCTCGTCGAGCGCGGCGGTGACATCTGCCACGAACTCGAAGAGGTGGGGCGGGAGTACGAGGCCGACGCGATAGTCGTCGGGTCGACCCACGGGATCGTCGGGCGCATCTTCGGCTCCGTCGCCGGGCGGCTCGCCAAGCGGGCGAAGCGGCCGGTCATCGTCATTCCCTGA
- a CDS encoding helix-turn-helix domain-containing protein, whose translation MSHDSTAATDAAARKLSGRRRKEIVAVLLFSGGPIFESSIPLSVFGIDRQDAGVPRYRLLVCAGEDGPLRTTGGLELTAPNGLEAISRAGTVVVPAWRSITSPPPEEALDALRRAHEEGARIVGLCTGAFVLAAAGLLDGRPATTHWMYAPTLAKRYPSVHVDPRELFVDDGDVLTSAGTAAGIDLCLHIVRTDHGNEAAGALARRLVVPPRRSGGQERYLDRSLPEEIGADPLAEVVAWALEHLHEQFDVETLAARAYMSRRTFDRRFRSLTGSAPLQWLITQRVLQAQRLLETSDYSVDEVAGRCGFRSPVALRGHFRRQLGSSPAAYRAAYRARRPQGDKPGDHHDGPHSASGPPMSQEHAPGVPLQARRAAASALAASASLSSDGAKPELYAMGRLPGQRSAP comes from the coding sequence ATGAGCCACGACTCCACCGCCGCGACGGATGCCGCGGCCCGGAAACTCTCCGGGCGACGCCGCAAGGAGATCGTCGCGGTGCTGCTGTTCAGCGGCGGCCCCATCTTCGAGAGTTCTATACCACTTTCGGTGTTCGGGATCGACCGCCAGGACGCCGGCGTACCGCGCTACCGCCTTCTGGTGTGCGCGGGCGAGGACGGCCCGCTGCGGACCACAGGGGGCCTGGAACTCACCGCACCGAACGGCCTCGAGGCGATCTCACGTGCGGGCACGGTGGTCGTGCCCGCATGGCGTTCGATCACCTCGCCGCCGCCGGAGGAGGCGCTCGACGCGCTGCGTCGTGCGCACGAGGAGGGGGCCCGCATCGTCGGGCTGTGCACCGGCGCCTTCGTGCTGGCCGCCGCCGGACTACTGGACGGCAGACCGGCCACCACGCACTGGATGTACGCGCCGACGCTGGCCAAGCGCTATCCGTCCGTCCACGTCGACCCACGAGAACTCTTCGTGGACGACGGGGACGTACTGACCTCGGCCGGGACCGCGGCCGGAATCGATCTATGTCTGCACATCGTGCGGACGGACCACGGCAACGAGGCGGCCGGCGCGCTCGCCCGCCGTCTGGTGGTCCCGCCGCGTCGATCGGGCGGCCAGGAGCGCTATCTCGATCGGTCTTTACCGGAGGAGATCGGCGCCGACCCGCTCGCCGAGGTCGTCGCCTGGGCGCTGGAACACCTCCACGAGCAGTTCGACGTGGAGACACTGGCGGCACGCGCCTATATGAGCCGTCGTACGTTCGACCGCCGCTTCCGGTCGCTGACCGGCAGCGCGCCGCTGCAGTGGCTGATCACCCAGCGGGTGCTGCAGGCACAGCGGCTGCTGGAGACGTCGGACTACTCGGTGGACGAGGTCGCGGGGCGTTGCGGCTTCCGCTCGCCGGTGGCGCTGCGCGGCCACTTCCGCCGCCAGCTCGGTTCGTCCCCGGCGGCGTACCGCGCGGCGTACCGGGCCCGTCGTCCGCAGGGCGACAAGCCCGGCGACCACCACGACGGTCCGCACAGCGCGTCCGGCCCGCCGATGTCCCAGGAGCACGCCCCGGGGGTGCCGCTCCAGGCCCGTCGCGCCGCGGCGAGCGCGCTGGCGGCGTCGGCATCCCTGTCGTCGGACGGCGCCAAGCCGGAGCTGTACGCGATGGGCCGCCTGCCGGGCCAGCGCAGCGCCCCGTAG
- the orn gene encoding oligoribonuclease: MNDRMVWIDCEMTGLSLSDDALIEVAALVTDSELNVLGEGVDIVIRPPDAALETMPEVVRTMHTASGLLDALPGGTTLADAEEQVMAYVREHVKEPGKAPLCGNSVGTDRGFLLRDMPTLEDYLHYRIVDVSSIKELARRWYPRAYFNSPEKNGNHRALADIRESIAELRYYREAVFVPQPGPDSDTARTIAAKHVLPAAQ, encoded by the coding sequence ATGAACGATCGCATGGTGTGGATCGACTGCGAGATGACCGGCCTCTCGCTGTCGGACGACGCGCTCATCGAGGTGGCAGCGCTGGTGACCGACTCCGAGCTGAATGTGCTCGGGGAGGGGGTGGACATCGTGATCCGCCCGCCGGACGCGGCGCTGGAGACCATGCCGGAGGTGGTGCGCACGATGCACACCGCGTCCGGCTTGCTCGACGCCCTGCCCGGCGGCACGACGCTGGCGGACGCCGAGGAGCAGGTCATGGCGTACGTACGGGAGCACGTGAAGGAACCGGGCAAGGCCCCGTTGTGCGGTAACTCGGTGGGCACGGACCGGGGCTTCCTCCTCCGTGACATGCCCACCCTCGAGGACTACCTCCACTACCGGATCGTGGACGTCTCCTCCATCAAGGAACTGGCCCGCCGCTGGTACCCCAGGGCGTACTTCAACAGCCCCGAGAAGAACGGCAATCACCGGGCGCTGGCCGACATCCGTGAATCCATCGCGGAGCTGCGCTACTACCGCGAGGCGGTTTTCGTCCCGCAGCCCGGCCCCGACTCGGACACGGCCAGGACGATCGCGGCGAAGCACGTTCTACCGGCGGCGCAGTAG
- a CDS encoding GNAT family N-acetyltransferase, with the protein MRTDSMGTARMDLLPLRVEHAGEMADVLSDPELHTYIGGAPLSPDDLRSRYERLVTGSPDPAVSWCNWVLRLREESRLAGTVQATITGRRAEIAWVVGKPWQGRGLASEAARALVGWLGQQGVTEVIAHIHPGHGASAAVAAAAGLTPTAQRQDDEIRWELSLRH; encoded by the coding sequence ATGCGAACCGACTCCATGGGTACCGCCCGCATGGACCTCCTCCCCCTCCGCGTCGAGCACGCGGGGGAGATGGCCGACGTCCTGTCCGACCCGGAGCTGCACACGTACATCGGCGGTGCCCCGCTCTCGCCGGACGACCTGCGGTCCCGTTACGAGCGTCTCGTCACGGGTTCGCCCGATCCCGCCGTCTCCTGGTGCAACTGGGTGCTCCGGCTCCGCGAGGAGTCCCGGCTCGCGGGCACCGTCCAGGCGACGATCACCGGACGTCGGGCGGAGATCGCCTGGGTGGTGGGCAAGCCCTGGCAGGGGCGTGGGCTCGCCTCCGAGGCGGCTAGGGCGCTGGTCGGGTGGCTCGGGCAGCAGGGCGTGACCGAGGTGATCGCGCACATCCACCCGGGCCACGGGGCCTCGGCCGCCGTGGCCGCGGCGGCGGGCCTGACCCCGACCGCTCAGCGGCAGGACGACGAGATCCGCTGGGAGCTGTCACTCCGGCACTGA
- a CDS encoding serine/threonine protein kinase, with protein MDGIDGDPATYLARIGHVFRVFDAQDSGCVSYGVRLPGTGERWFVKTAVTGPGRRALERAWAFHRAVRHPVIVPQLHRIEGGRPAVVLPWRDGEVLYHPGERGPGDRTTPGSPMARFRALPPHRVHEAFARVLDAHLAVEAAGHIAVDLYDGALLHDFAAHRMHLVDLDEYRPGPFVLDADRLPGSRRFMAPEEFERGAVIDTRTTVYALGRTARLLLDAGDEERAWRGTAAQLAVLARATRPDPRERFSGVREFATAWQSVTGMSVPE; from the coding sequence GTGGACGGGATCGACGGCGACCCGGCGACCTACCTCGCCCGCATCGGCCACGTATTCCGTGTCTTCGACGCGCAGGACTCCGGCTGTGTCTCCTACGGCGTCCGTCTCCCGGGCACCGGTGAGCGGTGGTTCGTGAAGACGGCCGTCACCGGGCCGGGCCGACGTGCGTTGGAGCGGGCCTGGGCCTTCCACCGGGCCGTCCGGCATCCGGTGATCGTCCCGCAGCTGCACCGGATCGAGGGCGGCCGGCCGGCCGTGGTGCTGCCCTGGCGGGACGGCGAGGTGCTGTACCACCCCGGCGAGCGCGGGCCCGGCGACCGTACGACCCCCGGCAGCCCCATGGCCCGCTTCCGCGCGCTCCCGCCGCACCGCGTGCACGAGGCCTTCGCCCGCGTCCTGGACGCCCACCTCGCGGTCGAGGCCGCCGGTCACATCGCCGTGGACCTCTACGACGGCGCCCTGCTCCACGACTTCGCCGCCCACCGGATGCATCTCGTCGACCTCGACGAGTACCGCCCCGGCCCCTTCGTCCTCGACGCCGACCGCCTCCCCGGTTCCCGTCGCTTCATGGCCCCGGAGGAGTTCGAACGCGGCGCCGTCATCGACACCCGTACGACCGTGTACGCCCTCGGCCGCACCGCCCGCCTCCTCCTCGACGCCGGCGACGAGGAGCGAGCCTGGCGCGGCACGGCGGCCCAACTGGCCGTACTGGCCCGGGCCACACGCCCCGACCCCCGCGAACGCTTCTCAGGCGTACGGGAGTTCGCGACCGCGTGGCAGTCGGTGACCGGGATGTCAGTGCCGGAGTGA
- a CDS encoding cytidine deaminase family protein translates to MSDRTDVDEEQQARRDDVDHELIEAAAEVARTRCRGDNHTMAAAARTRDGRIVTALNVYHFTGGPCAELTLIGTAATQGAYDLRTIVAVGDRDRGVVPPCGRCRQVLLDYFPTLRVIVGTPDGPRAVPVTDLLPASYVWADHQLDAE, encoded by the coding sequence ATGAGCGACCGGACCGACGTGGACGAAGAGCAGCAGGCAAGACGCGACGACGTCGACCACGAACTCATCGAGGCCGCGGCCGAGGTCGCCCGCACCCGCTGCCGCGGCGACAACCACACGATGGCGGCGGCGGCCCGCACCCGCGACGGCCGCATCGTCACCGCGCTGAACGTGTACCACTTCACCGGCGGCCCCTGCGCCGAACTGACCCTGATCGGCACGGCGGCGACCCAGGGAGCGTACGACCTGCGAACGATCGTCGCGGTAGGGGACCGCGACCGAGGAGTCGTCCCTCCCTGCGGCCGCTGCCGCCAGGTGTTGCTGGACTACTTCCCGACCCTGAGGGTCATCGTCGGCACACCGGACGGCCCCAGAGCCGTCCCCGTCACCGACCTCCTCCCCGCGAGCTATGTGTGGGCGGACCACCAGCTCGACGCCGAGTGA
- a CDS encoding LacI family DNA-binding transcriptional regulator: MAGHGARGRSGGRPTLEEVAARAGVGRGTVSRVINGSPRVSDATRAAVEAAVAELGYVPNTAARALAANRTDAIAMVVPEPETRFFAEPYFSDMLKGVGAQLSDTEMQLLLIFAGSDRERERLAQYLAAHRVDGVLLVSVHADDPLPDLLAQLEIPAVISGPRSEQETLPSVDSDNYGGGRSAVEHLIGRGRGRIATITGRLDVYGAQRRIEGYREALEDAGREVDERLIVPGDFTEEGGRRAMTELLSRCPDLDAVFAESDVMAAGARQVLREAGRRIPDDVALVGYDDSAIARHMDPPLTSVRQPIEEMGRAMIDLLLDEIADRRPAVSRGLERRQVVLPTELVARDSS; encoded by the coding sequence GTGGCAGGCCACGGGGCACGGGGCCGGAGCGGTGGGCGGCCGACGTTGGAAGAGGTCGCCGCACGGGCCGGAGTGGGCCGGGGGACGGTGTCCCGGGTGATCAACGGCTCGCCCCGGGTCAGCGACGCGACCCGCGCGGCGGTCGAGGCGGCCGTGGCGGAGCTCGGTTATGTCCCGAACACGGCGGCCCGGGCCCTCGCGGCGAACCGCACCGATGCGATCGCGATGGTCGTGCCCGAGCCGGAGACCCGCTTCTTCGCGGAGCCGTACTTCTCGGACATGCTGAAGGGCGTGGGCGCCCAGCTCTCCGACACGGAGATGCAGCTGCTCCTGATCTTCGCAGGCAGCGACAGGGAGAGGGAGAGGCTGGCCCAGTACCTGGCGGCGCACCGGGTGGACGGCGTCCTCCTGGTCTCCGTCCACGCGGACGACCCGTTGCCCGATTTGCTGGCGCAGCTGGAAATCCCGGCGGTGATCAGCGGCCCGCGCTCCGAGCAGGAGACGCTCCCGTCGGTCGACTCGGACAACTACGGCGGCGGCCGCTCGGCGGTGGAACACCTGATCGGGCGGGGCCGCGGGCGCATCGCCACGATCACCGGCCGCCTGGACGTCTACGGCGCCCAGCGCCGCATCGAGGGCTACCGCGAGGCCCTGGAGGACGCCGGTCGGGAGGTCGACGAGCGACTGATCGTCCCCGGCGACTTCACGGAGGAGGGCGGCCGCAGGGCGATGACGGAACTGCTGTCCCGCTGCCCCGACCTGGACGCGGTCTTCGCCGAGTCCGACGTCATGGCCGCCGGCGCCCGCCAGGTCCTCCGCGAGGCCGGCCGCCGTATCCCCGACGACGTGGCCCTGGTCGGCTACGACGACTCCGCGATCGCCCGCCACATGGACCCGCCCCTGACGAGCGTCCGCCAGCCGATAGAGGAAATGGGCCGCGCGATGATCGACCTGCTCCTGGACGAGATCGCGGACCGCCGCCCGGCGGTCTCACGCGGCCTGGAACGACGACAGGTGGTGCTGCCGACGGAGCTGGTGGCACGGGATTCCTCATGA
- a CDS encoding ABC transporter substrate-binding protein translates to MRAPTRSARRVVVLAAVASLGAGLLAGCADDGKDEDNTSSGSGGGKTKITLGLFGSFGFEEAGLYKEYEKLHPDIDIDQTVIERNENYYPPLVNHLTTNSGLQDIQGIEVGNIAEVVNNYSDKFLDLSKYGKESDYLPWKWQQGTAKSGSTIGLGTDVGPMAICYRKDLFEAAGLPTDREEVGKLWTGDWAKLVEAGKDYKAKAPKGTTFMDSPGGLFNAIIGSENERFYDSSGKVIYKTNPAVKKAFDLTAEAAEDGLVGNQTQFQPAWETTISNSKFAAMACPPWMLGYIESKSKPESAGKWDVAAPPKAANWGGSFLAVPKSGKNAKEAAKLAAWLTAPEQQAKLFSKRGSFPTAQAAYDLPLVKDAKNKMTGDAPIGQIYAPLAAELPVQVVGPKDQIIQQGLTDNGVILVTQGKSPKEAWENAVKTIDNNLEK, encoded by the coding sequence ATGCGAGCACCTACCCGATCCGCCCGCAGGGTGGTGGTCCTCGCGGCCGTCGCGTCGCTGGGCGCCGGGCTGCTGGCCGGCTGTGCCGACGACGGCAAGGACGAGGACAACACGTCGTCGGGCAGCGGCGGCGGCAAGACCAAGATCACCCTGGGGCTCTTCGGCAGCTTCGGCTTCGAGGAGGCCGGTCTGTACAAGGAGTACGAGAAGCTCCACCCGGACATCGACATCGACCAGACCGTGATCGAGCGGAACGAGAACTACTACCCGCCGCTGGTCAACCACCTCACGACCAACAGTGGCCTGCAGGACATCCAGGGCATCGAGGTCGGCAACATCGCCGAGGTGGTGAACAACTACTCCGACAAGTTCCTCGACCTGTCGAAGTACGGCAAGGAGAGCGACTACCTGCCCTGGAAGTGGCAGCAGGGAACCGCGAAGAGCGGCTCGACGATCGGGCTCGGCACCGACGTCGGTCCGATGGCCATCTGCTACCGCAAGGACCTGTTCGAGGCGGCCGGTCTGCCCACCGACCGCGAGGAGGTCGGCAAGCTGTGGACCGGCGACTGGGCGAAGCTCGTCGAGGCCGGCAAGGACTACAAGGCGAAGGCCCCCAAGGGCACCACCTTCATGGACTCGCCCGGCGGCCTGTTCAACGCCATCATCGGCAGTGAGAACGAGCGGTTCTACGACTCCTCCGGCAAGGTCATCTACAAGACGAACCCGGCCGTCAAGAAGGCGTTCGACCTGACGGCCGAGGCAGCCGAGGACGGCCTGGTCGGCAACCAGACACAGTTCCAGCCGGCCTGGGAGACGACGATCTCCAACAGCAAGTTCGCCGCGATGGCCTGCCCGCCGTGGATGCTCGGCTACATCGAGAGCAAGTCGAAGCCGGAGAGCGCCGGCAAGTGGGACGTGGCCGCGCCCCCGAAGGCCGCCAACTGGGGCGGCTCCTTCCTCGCCGTGCCGAAGTCGGGCAAGAACGCCAAGGAGGCCGCGAAGCTGGCCGCCTGGCTGACGGCGCCCGAGCAGCAGGCGAAGCTCTTCTCCAAGCGCGGCAGCTTCCCGACCGCGCAGGCCGCGTACGACCTGCCGCTGGTCAAGGACGCGAAGAACAAGATGACCGGTGACGCCCCGATCGGCCAGATCTACGCGCCGCTGGCCGCGGAGCTCCCGGTGCAGGTGGTCGGCCCGAAGGACCAGATCATCCAGCAGGGCCTGACCGACAACGGCGTCATCCTCGTGACCCAGGGCAAGTCGCCCAAGGAGGCCTGGGAGAACGCGGTCAAGACCATCGACAACAACCTGGAGAAGTGA